The proteins below are encoded in one region of Mycobacterium pseudokansasii:
- a CDS encoding DUF4189 domain-containing protein: MITKPRHKIALAIATLGAAAGIGVVLTPLLPQVDANLDKDVLSEMGMIPEMPIPPVIHYGAIAYSPTGASGKSWGHPTKQRAQQAALEKCGLESCEVLTTFNLCGAVAYNGANYHGGSGYSRRMAEEDAMNNLGGGWIVNWVCH; the protein is encoded by the coding sequence ATGATAACCAAACCCCGACACAAGATCGCGCTTGCAATCGCCACCCTGGGAGCTGCCGCTGGCATAGGCGTCGTGCTGACTCCGCTGCTTCCTCAGGTCGATGCAAACCTCGACAAAGATGTGTTATCTGAAATGGGCATGATACCCGAGATGCCTATCCCCCCGGTTATCCACTATGGTGCGATCGCGTATTCGCCGACCGGCGCCTCGGGCAAATCCTGGGGGCACCCAACCAAGCAACGAGCGCAGCAAGCCGCGTTGGAAAAGTGCGGCCTCGAAAGCTGCGAAGTGCTCACCACCTTCAATCTCTGCGGTGCGGTCGCCTATAATGGCGCCAATTACCATGGAGGAAGCGGTTATTCGCGCCGCATGGCAGAAGAAGACGCCATGAACAATCTTGGCGGCGGGTGGATCGTCAACTGGGTGTGCCACTAG
- a CDS encoding metal-sensitive transcriptional regulator produces MTAPPYGYVAHKDSYAKRLRRIEGQVRGIAKMIDEDKYCTDILTQISAVSSALRSVALNLLDEHLGYCVSGAIAEGGDEAKERLAEASAAIARLVRS; encoded by the coding sequence GTGACAGCACCACCATATGGGTACGTTGCACACAAGGACAGCTACGCCAAGCGGCTGCGCCGAATTGAAGGGCAAGTCCGCGGCATCGCCAAGATGATCGACGAGGACAAGTACTGCACCGACATCCTCACCCAGATCAGCGCTGTCAGCAGTGCCTTAAGGTCAGTGGCGTTAAACCTGCTCGACGAACACCTTGGCTACTGCGTGAGCGGCGCGATCGCCGAGGGCGGTGACGAGGCCAAGGAACGGCTCGCCGAAGCCTCCGCCGCAATCGCGCGACTCGTGCGCTCGTAG